A stretch of Neisseria subflava DNA encodes these proteins:
- a CDS encoding YebC/PmpR family DNA-binding transcriptional regulator, whose product MAGHSKWANIQHKKARQDAKRGKIFTRLIKEITVAARMGGGDPGANPRLRLALEKAAENNMPKDNVQRAIDKGTGNLEGVEYIELRYEGYGIGGAALMVDCLTDNKTRTVADVRHAFTKNGGNLGTDGCVAFNFVHQGYLVFEPGVDEDALMEAALEAGAEDVITNDDGSIEVITAPNDWAGVKAALEAAGYKSVDGDVTMRAQNETELSGEDAIKMQKLIDALEDLDDVQDVYTSAVLNLD is encoded by the coding sequence ATGGCAGGCCATAGTAAGTGGGCAAATATCCAACACAAAAAAGCCCGACAAGATGCCAAACGCGGCAAAATCTTCACCCGTCTGATTAAAGAAATTACCGTTGCTGCCCGCATGGGCGGCGGCGACCCCGGTGCAAACCCGCGTCTGCGCCTGGCTTTGGAAAAAGCCGCTGAAAACAATATGCCTAAAGACAACGTGCAACGTGCCATCGATAAAGGTACGGGCAATCTGGAAGGCGTGGAATACATCGAGTTGCGTTACGAAGGCTACGGCATCGGCGGCGCGGCTTTGATGGTGGACTGTTTGACCGACAACAAAACCCGTACCGTTGCCGATGTGCGCCATGCGTTCACTAAAAACGGCGGTAACTTGGGTACCGACGGTTGCGTAGCGTTCAACTTCGTTCATCAAGGCTATTTGGTGTTTGAACCGGGCGTTGACGAAGATGCGCTGATGGAAGCGGCTTTGGAAGCCGGTGCAGAAGATGTCATCACCAATGACGACGGTTCCATCGAAGTGATTACCGCGCCGAACGACTGGGCGGGCGTGAAAGCAGCATTAGAAGCCGCAGGCTACAAATCTGTTGACGGCGACGTTACCATGCGCGCCCAAAACGAAACCGAGTTGAGCGGCGAAGATGCGATTAAGATGCAAAAACTGATTGACGCATTGGAAGATTTGGACGACGTACAAGACGTTTACACTTCTGCCGTGTTGAATCTGGACTAA
- a CDS encoding sulfurtransferase TusA family protein: MNTQTLDVIGLKCPLPILRAKKALAQMQEGEVLTVLATDGGAPGDFEAFCRQTGHVLLESSEADGVFKLVLKHK; the protein is encoded by the coding sequence ATGAATACACAAACTCTGGATGTCATCGGTTTGAAATGCCCTCTGCCGATTTTGCGTGCCAAAAAAGCTTTGGCGCAAATGCAGGAGGGCGAAGTGCTGACCGTATTGGCCACCGATGGCGGCGCGCCCGGCGATTTTGAAGCGTTTTGCCGTCAGACCGGACATGTTTTGTTGGAATCGAGCGAGGCCGACGGCGTGTTCAAGCTGGTGTTGAAGCACAAATAA
- a CDS encoding RBBP9/YdeN family alpha/beta hydrolase has protein sequence MNRRVYIVHGFEGNPHGNWFDWLCTQIKSTGAQAISLAMPNPDKPSTTAWQFTLDQHIGKPDAHTFLVGHSLGCITLLHFLSRQQPQKIGGLLLAAGFTDTLPPLPALDAYIKAASPDFDILRKIDMPKHCLVSDNDTHVPPELTLDMAAKLKSPVTHIPEGGHLMASDGFTQLPQAWEALKPMLTE, from the coding sequence ATGAATCGACGCGTTTATATCGTACATGGCTTTGAAGGCAATCCGCACGGCAACTGGTTTGACTGGCTTTGCACCCAAATCAAAAGCACCGGCGCACAAGCAATTTCCCTCGCCATGCCCAATCCCGACAAACCAAGCACGACCGCGTGGCAGTTTACCCTTGACCAGCACATCGGCAAGCCCGATGCCCATACCTTCCTAGTCGGCCACAGCCTCGGTTGCATTACCCTCCTTCACTTCCTCAGCCGCCAACAGCCGCAAAAAATCGGCGGCCTGCTGCTTGCCGCCGGTTTTACCGATACGCTGCCGCCTCTTCCTGCGCTCGATGCCTACATTAAAGCAGCGTCCCCCGATTTCGACATCCTGCGCAAAATCGACATGCCCAAACACTGCCTGGTTTCCGACAACGACACCCATGTTCCGCCCGAACTGACTTTGGACATGGCGGCCAAACTCAAAAGCCCTGTTACCCATATCCCCGAAGGCGGCCATTTGATGGCCTCGGACGGCTTTACCCAACTGCCGCAGGCTTGGGAAGCGCTGAAACCCATGTTGACCGAATAA
- a CDS encoding CNP1-like family protein, with translation MRRFALLALSLAATQAFALGFSQKDTLTNTRYQESPEEVAAREFKEHKAELPPLPDTQSGDWFDLYVNETYGKQPRILLSSLQIMPAPDNSIRYILNVRSDKGYDNLSVEDLYCARTSFTYSNDKRSSYKVFAYGDTVNRRWIEPRKGDWKLIGNAFSRNDALHTALYQAFCIDGMPTTVEGLVQRLKERGGRHGTTLSNHNK, from the coding sequence ATGCGCCGTTTTGCCCTTCTTGCTCTCAGCCTTGCCGCGACTCAAGCATTTGCTTTGGGTTTCAGCCAAAAAGATACGCTGACCAACACGCGTTATCAAGAAAGCCCTGAAGAAGTTGCCGCACGCGAATTTAAAGAACACAAAGCCGAGTTGCCGCCCCTGCCCGATACCCAATCGGGCGATTGGTTCGACCTCTATGTCAACGAAACCTACGGCAAGCAGCCCAGAATCCTGCTCAGCAGCCTGCAAATCATGCCTGCGCCGGACAACAGCATCCGCTACATCTTAAACGTGCGCTCCGACAAAGGCTACGACAACCTCTCCGTCGAAGACCTCTATTGCGCCCGCACATCCTTTACTTACAGCAACGACAAGCGTTCGTCTTACAAAGTATTCGCTTACGGCGATACAGTAAACCGCCGCTGGATTGAGCCGCGCAAAGGCGATTGGAAGCTGATCGGCAATGCGTTCAGCCGCAACGACGCCCTGCACACCGCCCTGTATCAGGCATTCTGTATCGACGGCATGCCGACAACGGTCGAAGGCTTGGTACAACGTTTGAAAGAACGTGGCGGCCGTCACGGCACAACGCTGAGCAACCACAACAAATAA
- a CDS encoding NMCC_0638 family (lipo)protein translates to MSKAVALSAVVLAVCLSACGNEGVLPQNVADYAQNVTDLFRQSCVAADGDAALVGEFANANKLVLLSKKEIADLPAGMMDLEALSIWKKTVNGADYYLSLTEDSCSVRTAKADDHLIFKQFLALAENPPQGLNAELRADNLAETPLPMRQISYAWRASGSPKETLLTVKTTSSEHFPVQAVFYLTHHSYDNKAPVLP, encoded by the coding sequence ATGTCTAAAGCTGTCGCGTTGTCTGCCGTTGTATTGGCTGTCTGCCTGAGTGCATGTGGCAATGAAGGTGTTTTACCGCAGAACGTTGCCGATTATGCTCAAAATGTAACCGACTTATTCCGCCAAAGCTGCGTGGCCGCAGACGGCGATGCCGCCCTTGTCGGCGAGTTTGCCAATGCCAACAAACTGGTTTTATTGTCGAAAAAAGAGATTGCCGATTTGCCTGCCGGAATGATGGATTTGGAGGCATTAAGCATTTGGAAGAAAACGGTAAACGGCGCAGATTATTATTTGAGCCTGACCGAAGACAGTTGCAGCGTGCGCACGGCTAAAGCCGACGACCATCTGATTTTTAAACAATTTTTGGCTTTAGCAGAAAATCCGCCGCAAGGTTTGAACGCTGAATTGCGTGCCGATAATTTGGCGGAAACCCCGTTGCCTATGCGTCAGATTTCCTACGCATGGCGCGCATCCGGCAGTCCGAAAGAAACCTTGCTGACCGTTAAAACAACGTCGTCCGAGCATTTTCCGGTACAGGCTGTTTTTTATTTGACCCATCATTCTTACGACAATAAGGCCCCCGTTTTGCCTTAG
- the trhA gene encoding PAQR family membrane homeostasis protein TrhA produces MYHGERFNAYSHLAGFLLAVAALVLMLVKAVESADSYRIAGALTYGVCLLLLYLGSTLYHSIPQPKAKAILQKVDHCMIYLLIAGSYTPFTLITLHGGWGWSLFGVSWGLALLGIVQELTIGRKSEKRLLSMVIYVLMGWLIVVAVWPLIQSLSAGGLFWLVLGGVLYSAGIYWFINDTKIRHGHGIWHLFVLAGSLTQFISIYFYVL; encoded by the coding sequence ATGTATCACGGCGAGAGATTTAATGCGTACAGCCATTTGGCCGGTTTCTTGTTGGCAGTGGCGGCCTTGGTGCTGATGCTGGTGAAAGCGGTGGAATCGGCGGACAGCTATCGGATTGCCGGTGCACTGACTTACGGAGTCTGCCTGCTGCTCCTGTATTTGGGCTCAACCTTATACCACAGTATTCCGCAGCCGAAAGCCAAGGCGATTTTGCAAAAGGTCGATCATTGCATGATTTATCTTTTGATTGCAGGCAGTTATACGCCGTTTACGCTGATTACCCTGCACGGCGGCTGGGGCTGGTCGCTTTTCGGCGTGTCGTGGGGACTGGCTTTGCTGGGTATTGTTCAGGAGCTGACGATCGGGCGTAAAAGCGAGAAACGGCTGCTGTCAATGGTGATTTATGTGTTGATGGGCTGGCTGATTGTCGTGGCGGTATGGCCGCTGATACAGTCGCTTTCGGCCGGCGGATTATTTTGGCTGGTGTTGGGCGGCGTATTGTATAGCGCGGGGATTTATTGGTTTATCAACGATACGAAAATCCGCCACGGCCACGGTATCTGGCACTTATTTGTCTTGGCAGGCAGTTTGACGCAATTTATCAGCATTTATTTTTATGTGTTGTAG
- a CDS encoding disulfide bond formation protein B, translating to MNFFRKTVLFLVVLSIFAACGSFISQYVLGMNPCVLCILQRLCVLAVGLLAIVTAFSSQSSKFARSLSALLIAAPAVYGAGVAAYQIWLQSLPPGTAPSCGAPWTFRLRDWPLFDWFEPIVRGFGNCAEPDYLFGVALPVWSILYFGFVVLLLLWAWLKTRKI from the coding sequence ATGAACTTTTTCCGCAAGACTGTTTTATTTCTAGTCGTCCTCTCCATATTTGCCGCCTGCGGCTCCTTTATTTCCCAATACGTTTTGGGCATGAACCCGTGCGTATTGTGCATCCTGCAACGCTTGTGCGTATTGGCTGTCGGACTGTTGGCCATTGTTACGGCATTTAGTTCTCAATCTTCCAAATTTGCCCGCTCGCTCTCGGCATTGTTGATTGCCGCCCCGGCCGTTTACGGCGCCGGTGTCGCCGCCTATCAAATTTGGCTGCAAAGCCTGCCGCCCGGCACCGCCCCTTCTTGCGGCGCACCTTGGACCTTCCGCCTGCGCGACTGGCCTTTGTTCGATTGGTTTGAACCCATCGTCCGTGGCTTTGGCAACTGCGCCGAGCCGGACTATCTATTCGGCGTCGCCCTGCCGGTGTGGAGTATTTTGTATTTCGGCTTTGTCGTATTGCTGCTGCTTTGGGCTTGGTTGAAAACCAGAAAAATCTGA
- the pyrC gene encoding dihydroorotase, with the protein MQTLTIIRPDDMHLHLRDGDALKAVAPYTARQMGRAVIMPNLKPPVVSVADAQAYKERIMAALPEGSTFQPLMTLYLTDNATPELVREAKAAGIVAFKLYPAGATTNSDSGVTDLFKLIPVLEEMAKQGILFLVHGEVTDPEIDIFDREAAFIERVMKPVLAQVPNLKVVFEHITTAEAARLVLEAGDNVAASVTPQHLLLNRNDLLVGGVRPHHFCLPVLKRETHRQALVAAVTGDKAHKFFLGTDSAPHAKTAKENACGCAGMFSAMTAIELYAEVFEKAGALDKLEAFASKNGPRFYGLPENSDTITLVKQTQTVPASVPYGDGELVPMRAGGEIGWTVQY; encoded by the coding sequence ATGCAAACCCTGACCATCATCCGCCCCGACGATATGCACTTACACCTGCGCGACGGCGACGCGCTCAAAGCCGTTGCTCCGTACACCGCCCGACAAATGGGCCGCGCGGTTATCATGCCCAACCTGAAGCCGCCTGTCGTCAGCGTTGCCGATGCCCAAGCATACAAAGAGCGCATTATGGCCGCCTTGCCCGAAGGCAGCACCTTCCAGCCGTTGATGACGCTTTATTTGACCGACAATGCCACTCCCGAACTCGTGCGTGAAGCCAAGGCTGCCGGTATTGTGGCTTTCAAACTTTATCCAGCAGGTGCGACCACCAATTCCGATTCCGGCGTGACCGACTTGTTTAAGCTGATTCCCGTGTTGGAAGAAATGGCGAAACAGGGCATTTTGTTCTTGGTTCACGGCGAAGTAACCGATCCTGAAATCGATATTTTCGACCGCGAAGCTGCCTTTATCGAACGCGTGATGAAGCCGGTTTTGGCGCAAGTGCCAAACCTTAAAGTCGTGTTTGAACACATCACCACTGCCGAAGCCGCCCGACTGGTATTGGAAGCAGGCGATAATGTGGCTGCGTCTGTGACGCCGCAACACTTGCTGCTCAACCGCAACGATCTTTTGGTCGGCGGTGTGCGTCCTCATCATTTCTGCCTGCCCGTACTCAAACGCGAAACCCACCGTCAGGCTTTGGTTGCCGCCGTTACCGGCGATAAGGCGCACAAATTCTTCCTCGGTACGGATTCTGCGCCACATGCTAAAACCGCCAAAGAAAATGCTTGTGGTTGCGCCGGTATGTTCAGCGCGATGACTGCCATTGAGCTTTATGCCGAAGTGTTTGAGAAAGCAGGCGCGTTGGACAAACTGGAAGCCTTTGCTTCTAAAAACGGCCCGCGTTTCTACGGTCTGCCTGAAAATTCCGATACCATCACATTGGTCAAACAAACACAAACCGTACCTGCCAGCGTGCCTTACGGCGATGGAGAGCTTGTACCGATGAGGGCTGGCGGCGAGATTGGATGGACGGTGCAATATTAA
- a CDS encoding carbonic anhydrase, with protein MLNKHLFLSLLMAVSTATVSAETHHAHWSYTGENDAAHWGDLSEDFAVCKTGKQQSPVDFSATKAVKGKQPAYRYNVADYKVENNGHTLQATPQGKAQTIVINGKTYTFKQFHFHTPSEHTFKGKHFPMEAHFVHQAEDGTLAVIGSVFKPGKNNPALSTLTAKKLKAGESVDLKNLNIQALLPKDSKSFQLKGSLTTPPCSENVTWVVLKTPVQADAAQFKAMRDIIGGENNRPVQPLNDREVNEDK; from the coding sequence ATGTTGAACAAACACCTCTTTTTATCTTTGCTCATGGCTGTCTCTACTGCAACGGTATCCGCCGAAACCCATCATGCACATTGGTCTTACACAGGTGAAAACGATGCTGCACACTGGGGCGACTTGAGTGAAGACTTTGCCGTCTGCAAAACAGGCAAACAGCAATCTCCAGTGGACTTCTCCGCAACAAAAGCAGTAAAAGGCAAACAACCGGCATACCGTTACAACGTTGCCGACTACAAAGTAGAAAATAACGGCCATACCCTTCAAGCCACGCCGCAAGGGAAGGCGCAAACCATCGTGATTAACGGTAAAACCTATACCTTCAAACAATTCCACTTCCATACACCGAGCGAACATACTTTCAAAGGCAAACATTTCCCGATGGAAGCGCATTTCGTCCATCAAGCCGAAGACGGCACTTTGGCGGTCATCGGCTCTGTATTTAAACCGGGCAAAAACAATCCTGCCTTGTCCACACTCACTGCCAAAAAACTGAAAGCGGGCGAATCCGTAGATTTGAAAAACTTGAATATCCAAGCCCTGCTGCCTAAAGATAGCAAGTCCTTCCAACTAAAAGGCTCGCTGACAACGCCGCCTTGCAGCGAAAACGTGACTTGGGTTGTCTTAAAAACTCCGGTTCAAGCAGATGCGGCGCAGTTTAAAGCCATGCGCGACATTATCGGCGGCGAAAACAACCGTCCCGTACAACCTTTGAACGACCGCGAAGTCAATGAAGACAAATAA
- a CDS encoding porin, whose protein sequence is MKKSIIALVIAGLPLAASAEVILYGQIKSSVTVGQVKIKGDAGSETSSTATSINDNTSRIGFKGSENLGGDLKAIWQVEQKTAITGGSQGFATRDSFIGLQGNFGKIRAGKLSNMLNEMDTIDPWMYKTNAAGLGIFTRTGNRNAAVRYDSPDFGGFKFNVSYAPRDNRNPSDKYTHSKPAKDQYTGGVSFSKNGFTANAAYGHYNGAYTDKSGKVKAAQIAKVETYYDKDNLFVGGGVHYAKGHETANKYLGYFTDDFNQYKGSDITTDTGKEEAVKVVDAAVTVGYKFGNVTPRITYAHGWPAKGVNSGEKLVDKFDQVVVGGQYTFSKRTGVVAQLAYLKVGNKTRLTAANKGGIEQKAASVGLYHKF, encoded by the coding sequence ATGAAAAAATCGATTATCGCTTTGGTTATTGCCGGTTTGCCGCTGGCTGCCTCTGCAGAAGTGATTCTGTATGGTCAAATCAAAAGCAGCGTGACCGTCGGTCAGGTCAAAATCAAAGGCGATGCAGGTTCTGAAACCAGCTCCACCGCAACCAGCATTAATGACAATACCTCCCGCATCGGTTTCAAAGGCAGCGAGAACTTGGGCGGCGATTTGAAAGCCATTTGGCAGGTGGAACAAAAAACAGCCATTACCGGCGGTTCTCAAGGTTTTGCCACTCGTGATTCCTTCATCGGCCTGCAAGGTAACTTCGGTAAGATTCGCGCCGGTAAACTCAGCAATATGCTGAATGAAATGGACACCATCGATCCATGGATGTACAAAACCAATGCCGCAGGCTTGGGCATCTTTACCCGTACCGGCAACCGTAACGCTGCCGTACGCTACGACAGCCCGGATTTCGGCGGATTCAAATTCAACGTGTCTTACGCACCGCGCGACAACCGCAATCCTTCAGACAAATACACGCACTCCAAACCGGCCAAAGACCAATACACCGGCGGCGTGAGCTTCTCTAAAAACGGCTTTACCGCCAATGCGGCTTACGGCCACTACAACGGCGCGTACACCGACAAATCAGGCAAAGTCAAAGCGGCGCAAATCGCTAAAGTCGAAACTTATTACGATAAAGACAATCTCTTTGTCGGCGGCGGCGTACACTATGCCAAAGGCCATGAGACAGCCAACAAATATTTAGGCTATTTCACCGATGATTTTAATCAGTACAAGGGTAGTGACATCACTACCGACACAGGCAAAGAGGAAGCCGTGAAAGTGGTTGATGCAGCGGTAACTGTCGGTTACAAATTCGGCAACGTAACCCCACGCATTACTTACGCACATGGCTGGCCTGCCAAGGGCGTGAACAGCGGCGAAAAATTGGTGGATAAATTCGACCAAGTCGTTGTCGGCGGTCAATACACCTTCAGCAAACGCACCGGCGTAGTCGCCCAACTGGCGTATCTGAAAGTCGGCAACAAAACCCGTCTGACTGCGGCCAACAAAGGTGGCATTGAACAAAAAGCCGCTTCTGTAGGCCTGTATCACAAATTCTAA
- a CDS encoding c-type cytochrome, with product MTTLRPILLLLTALSIPTAFAADAALMSKGQKIYETNCAACHGKKGEGRGAMFPPLFQSDYINKKPQALLQSMTKGINGPIKVNGKSYNGFMPATAINDADVAAVATYIMNAFNNGGGTITEADVKKSHGKK from the coding sequence ATGACTACACTCCGCCCTATCCTGCTCCTTCTAACCGCACTCAGCATCCCAACTGCTTTTGCCGCTGATGCCGCTCTGATGAGCAAAGGACAAAAAATTTACGAAACCAACTGCGCTGCCTGCCACGGTAAAAAAGGCGAAGGCCGGGGTGCCATGTTCCCGCCTTTATTCCAGTCCGACTATATCAACAAAAAACCGCAAGCCCTGTTGCAAAGCATGACCAAAGGCATCAACGGCCCGATTAAAGTAAACGGCAAATCCTACAACGGCTTCATGCCTGCTACCGCCATCAACGATGCCGATGTCGCCGCGGTTGCCACTTACATCATGAACGCCTTTAATAATGGCGGCGGTACGATTACTGAAGCAGATGTCAAAAAATCTCACGGGAAAAAATAA
- the cysD gene encoding sulfate adenylyltransferase subunit CysD: MQQTNHSFPFSDGLTKVSTVAKVAKREKMSIQNHHLDWLEAESIYIIREVIANAQNPALLFSGGKDSVVLLALAVKAFQIEGRPLKLPFKLLHVDTGHNYPEVIQFRDETVARTGVQLVVGSVEESIRKGSVVLRRETDSRNAAQAVTLVETIEEQGFDALMGGARRDEEKARAKERIFSFRDEFGQWDPKNQRPELWSLYNTRLFQGENMRVFPISNWTELDIWQYIAREKLALPPIYYTHKREVVERNGLLVPVTPLTPKREGEVAQIRDVRFRTVGDISCTCPVASTAATPEDIIAETAAATISERSATRMDDRVSEAAMEERKKQGYF, translated from the coding sequence TTGCAACAAACAAACCATTCTTTCCCTTTTTCAGACGGCCTCACTAAAGTATCGACTGTTGCCAAGGTTGCAAAGAGAGAAAAAATGTCTATCCAAAACCACCACCTCGACTGGCTCGAAGCCGAGTCTATCTACATCATCCGCGAAGTCATTGCCAATGCCCAAAATCCGGCCTTGCTGTTTTCCGGCGGCAAAGACTCCGTCGTATTGCTGGCGCTTGCCGTCAAAGCCTTCCAAATCGAAGGCCGTCCGTTGAAGCTGCCGTTCAAACTCCTGCACGTCGATACCGGCCACAATTACCCCGAAGTAATTCAGTTCCGCGATGAAACGGTCGCGCGTACCGGCGTACAACTTGTGGTCGGCAGCGTAGAAGAATCCATCCGCAAAGGCAGCGTCGTCTTGCGCCGCGAAACCGATTCACGCAACGCTGCCCAAGCCGTTACGCTGGTTGAAACCATTGAAGAACAAGGCTTTGATGCGCTGATGGGCGGTGCACGCCGCGATGAAGAAAAAGCGCGCGCCAAAGAGCGCATCTTCTCTTTCCGCGACGAGTTCGGCCAATGGGATCCTAAAAACCAACGTCCCGAATTATGGTCGCTCTACAATACGCGCCTGTTTCAAGGCGAAAACATGCGCGTGTTCCCGATTTCCAACTGGACGGAATTGGACATCTGGCAATACATCGCACGCGAAAAACTCGCCCTGCCGCCGATTTATTACACCCACAAACGCGAAGTGGTCGAACGAAACGGCCTGCTCGTTCCCGTTACCCCGTTGACCCCAAAACGCGAAGGCGAAGTTGCCCAAATCCGCGATGTCCGCTTCCGCACCGTCGGCGATATTTCCTGCACCTGCCCTGTTGCCAGTACCGCCGCCACGCCCGAAGACATTATTGCTGAAACCGCAGCCGCAACCATTTCCGAACGCAGCGCCACGCGCATGGACGACCGCGTATCGGAAGCGGCAATGGAAGAGCGTAAAAAACAAGGCTATTTCTAA
- a CDS encoding alanine/glycine:cation symporter family protein: MEEILSALVGAVNQVLWDYLLIYALIGIGLFFTLYLGAPQVTKLGTGFKSVFGGLFSKKDKDHEGKSLSQFQALAVAISAQIGTGNVAGVATAITAGGPGAIFWMWLSAILGMSTIFAEAVLAQKYRVVSHGKYIGGPAFYITHGLTPKIGRGAARFLSGFFSIALIIALGFIGNATQSNSIASAMNLAFDIPPMVVGIALAIFAGLIIIGGINRIAGIAQFVVPFMAVIYILCAVIILFKFSDHIIPMFHNIFVAAFNPEAVLGGAAGIGMREAVRFGVARGLFSNEAGMGSTPHAHATANVKHPVQQGMAAFIGIFIDTLMVCTATALIILLTDANLSGETGAAVTQLAFNKAFPGFGSQLLAVCLTFFAFTTIIGWYYFGESNIRFLFRGKHLGIYRALVLAAIVLGTLGKVDLVWSMSDMFNGFMVLPNLIALFLLRKEIRAVYDDYLAQTKAGKELTYNYEFHEFHDKNPG, from the coding sequence ATGGAAGAAATATTGTCTGCTCTGGTGGGTGCAGTCAATCAGGTTCTTTGGGACTACCTGCTGATTTATGCCTTAATCGGTATCGGCCTGTTTTTTACCCTGTACTTGGGCGCGCCCCAAGTGACCAAATTGGGGACGGGTTTCAAATCCGTTTTCGGCGGCTTGTTCAGCAAAAAAGACAAAGACCACGAAGGCAAATCCCTGTCTCAATTTCAAGCGCTTGCCGTGGCGATTTCCGCGCAAATCGGTACCGGTAACGTTGCCGGTGTCGCTACTGCGATTACCGCCGGCGGCCCGGGTGCCATTTTTTGGATGTGGTTGTCTGCCATTTTGGGCATGTCTACCATTTTTGCAGAAGCCGTTTTGGCGCAAAAATACCGCGTAGTCAGCCACGGCAAATATATCGGTGGTCCTGCGTTTTACATTACGCACGGCCTGACCCCGAAAATCGGCCGTGGCGCGGCGCGTTTCCTGTCCGGCTTTTTCTCCATCGCCTTGATTATCGCACTGGGCTTCATCGGCAATGCGACTCAATCCAACTCCATCGCCTCTGCGATGAATTTGGCTTTCGATATTCCTCCGATGGTTGTCGGCATTGCTTTGGCGATATTCGCCGGCCTGATCATCATCGGCGGCATCAACCGCATTGCCGGTATCGCGCAATTTGTCGTGCCGTTTATGGCGGTGATTTACATCTTGTGTGCCGTGATTATTTTGTTCAAATTCTCCGACCACATCATCCCGATGTTCCACAATATTTTTGTCGCCGCTTTCAATCCTGAAGCGGTATTGGGCGGTGCGGCCGGTATCGGTATGCGCGAGGCAGTCCGCTTCGGTGTGGCACGCGGCCTGTTTTCCAATGAGGCCGGTATGGGTTCTACCCCGCACGCTCATGCGACCGCCAACGTCAAACACCCTGTGCAACAAGGTATGGCTGCATTTATCGGTATTTTTATCGATACGCTGATGGTCTGCACGGCAACCGCGCTGATTATCCTGCTGACCGACGCCAACTTGTCCGGCGAAACCGGCGCTGCGGTTACCCAACTGGCGTTTAACAAAGCTTTCCCGGGTTTCGGTTCGCAACTGCTCGCCGTCTGTCTGACCTTCTTCGCCTTTACCACCATCATCGGCTGGTACTACTTCGGCGAATCCAATATCCGCTTCCTGTTCCGCGGCAAACACTTGGGCATCTACCGCGCACTGGTTTTGGCGGCCATCGTATTGGGTACCTTAGGCAAAGTGGATTTGGTTTGGAGTATGTCCGATATGTTCAACGGCTTTATGGTCTTGCCAAACTTAATCGCCCTCTTCCTGCTGCGTAAGGAAATCCGTGCGGTTTACGACGATTATCTGGCGCAAACCAAAGCCGGAAAAGAGCTGACCTACAACTATGAATTCCACGAATTCCACGACAAAAACCCAGGTTGA